From the genome of Pseudomonas mohnii:
CCAGCATGTCCAGTTTCGAATAATCACGAAAGCTGAACCGCCAAACCCCATCGACACGTTCGAATTCATCCAGATAACGCCCGGCGGCGATGGGCTGCAAAGGCAGGTCTTCAGTTGCCTGCAGCACCGTGTAACAGGCGCGTATCGTCGCCGTTCCCGACGCCTCGTCAATGTCGATGATCGGGTTGCTGATGACGTGTCGGGTGCGCGGCGTGCCGCACGGGTAGAGCTTGATTCGCTGCTGCCAGAGGCGCAGCAGGGCCGTGTGATCAATGAAATGCTGGCTTTGAACCTTGATGCGGGCATGACGAAACAGCTCGGCGGCCTCGACCAGTTGTCCGCTGTCCATACACTCGGCGTAGCGGTAGAGCAGGTTGCAGATCTGTATCGCGCTGGTGCTCATGGCAATCCTCAAAAAAAAGCCGCTGGAACCCGACAGGGATTCAGCGGCGAGATGTCGCGGGGAGGGGGCTCAGGCCGTGACGGTTCGGACCGGTGCTGGCAGTACGGCGGGGTTCTTGATCTGCTGGCGATAACGCGGCAGTGCCAGCGCCAGAAACACGCTGGCCAATGCCAGCATCGACACCGACGAGGCGAGGGCATAGCGCAGGGATTCAGCGCCCATTCCTTTCACGTAAAAATCGCTCAGCATGCCCACCAGCAATGGCCCGATACCGACACCCAGCAAGGTCATGGACATCAGGAAAATCGACGTGGCCTGGGCCAGGCGCGTGGCGGGGAACAGGTGAGTGATAGCGCTCAGGCAGGGAGTTGCCCACCAGACGCCAAAGAAGCCGAAGACGCTGTAGAACAGGAAGGCTTGCGGTATCGCGATACCGCCGATGATGAACGCCGTGCCTTGCGGCCAGAGGAAATAGGCCAGGGCGAAGGGAATGCTGATCAGCGTGCCCAGCAAGGGCACGCCGATTTGCCAGCCGGCATCGCGTCGGGCCATGCGGTCGGTGAGTATGCCGCACGTCAGGGTGCCGACGGTCGCCCCCGTACCGCCGACAACCCCCACCAGAAATCCGGCCTGTTGCAGATTGAGGCCATGGGAGCGGATCAGGAAGCTCGGGCTCCAGGTGCCGATGGCGT
Proteins encoded in this window:
- a CDS encoding nuclear transport factor 2 family protein, coding for MSTSAIQICNLLYRYAECMDSGQLVEAAELFRHARIKVQSQHFIDHTALLRLWQQRIKLYPCGTPRTRHVISNPIIDIDEASGTATIRACYTVLQATEDLPLQPIAAGRYLDEFERVDGVWRFSFRDYSKLDMLGDLRAHLVV